The following coding sequences are from one Nicotiana tomentosiformis chromosome 3, ASM39032v3, whole genome shotgun sequence window:
- the LOC104108358 gene encoding dual specificity protein phosphatase PHS1 isoform X2: protein MTNEYQDMYSIQKEEEKDSFELGSEEPEAPLPLTVTSRVLYMLGDITAGPAYRFAQWLELVRKRSSNYRSSGFPHRLPRAHSMPLSAVESSLDQVDPLPSEQTPEVNLWERLGKAAVLDIESNTFSWNMLSSLHHTEHSSSTEQSEDETNKALEVTVNSGGVVFFALFNEPENDDASPKEAAAVIKISSSRMATQSERLGYEFAKWLGVQTPQSRVIHNCSPEWLQIKEAAEKAKDAAISEGDGIVEMTCSELLEALELSRCLMLMNYIHGSPLLESSNAFDSREAGERTAAALGRVLMLDLVIRNEDRLPCRHLRWRGNPANLLLADKVNAANLDALAAAFDSAIDRYRPRVIRALQKERRANSVDSRISTPNPGLISQSSDLSDITESPKSSNMSVSQTSNESTCPDFHIVAIDSGVPRRPPAGKRASDQENYPKLVELLINSPEYASKILYEITGGKLGSPPEDSDTMNNYQAADAASIVHEFRSGFRAALRDLQGFHIFVVTLHQKLDSLFRVFLNIINRASAGDLEKEDLVIPESPSQSAGVAGHCPSTPSKERTPNDNYLDSNESECQRTATRPSSSGCRDSLDSTVSPSSRDSWQGKLCKGSGEPLRSLRLTSKLRDFHKFAKVDAELNKELEQWNEMLKSDAVKLCQENNFNSGFFEGSDSNYVVDAYELKVLMSYSACSLRHYEKPSAISASLFIGGALAARSVYTLQHLGITHILCLCANETGQSDSQFPDLFEYKNFSICDEEDSNISELFNEAHDFIDLVEENGGKVLVHCFEGRSRSATVVLAYLMLRKKFTLLKAWNTLRRVHRRAQPNDGFARILLDLDRKLHGKVSMEWQQRKPSMKVCPICGKNAGLSSSSLKLHLQKAHKKLSSGSVDSAMNMEIQKALDALKISRGGSVSPTQRQSSMIEDLES, encoded by the exons atGACCAATGAGTATCAAGACATGTACTCCATTCAG AAAGAAGAGGAGAAAGACTCATTCGAGCTGGGATCTGAGGAGCCGGAGGCTCCGTTGCCCCTCACTGTCACTTCTCGG GTGCTGTATATGTTGGGGGATATAACGGCGGGGCCGGCGTATAGGTTCGCCCAATGGCTGGAGCTGGTCCGTAAGCGCAGCAGCAATTACCGCTCTTCTGGATTCCCTCATCGGCTCCCCAGAGCCCATAGCATGCCATTAAG TGCAGTAGAGTCGAGTCTTGATCAGGTTGATCCTCTACCATCTGAGCAAACACCAGAAGTAAATTTATGGGAGAGACTTGGCAAAGCCGCGGTTTTGGACATTGAATCAAACACCTTTTCATGGAACATGCTGTCTTCTCTTCACCACACGGAACACAGTAGTAGTACCGAACAGTCCGAGGATGAAACCAATAAAGCATTAGAG GTGACTGTAAATTCTGGGGGTGTTGTATTCTTTGCGCTATTTAACGAACCTGAAAATGATGACGCTTCTCCAAAAGAAGCTGCGGCTGTTATAAAGATATCATCTTCGAGGATGGCTACACAATCAGAACGTCTGGGTTATGAATTTGCAAAGTGGCTAGGTGTCCAAACTCCACAA TCCAGGGTTATTCATAATTGTAGCCCAGAGTGGCTACAGATCAAGGAAGCTGCAGAAAAAGCAAAAGATGCAGCGATTTCGGAAGGTGATGGGATTGTGGAAATGACGTGTTCAGAACTTCTGGAAGCTCTTGAGCTAAGCCGGTGCCTTATGTTAATGAA TTACATACATGGGTCCCCTCTGTTGGAGAGCTCAAATGCATTTGATTCACGAGAAGCAGGAGAAAGGACCGCGGCAGCGCTAGGTAGGGTTTTGATGTTGGATCTTGTCATCAGAAATGAAGATCGGCTTCCATGTCGCCATCTCAGATGGCGCGGTAACCCTGCAAATTTATTGTTAGCTGATAAAGTGAATGCTGCAAACTTGGACGCACTAGCAGCAGCCTTTGATTCTGCAATTGATAGATATAGGCCGAGAGTGATTCGGGCGCTTCAGAAAGAAAGAAGAGCTAATTCTGTAGATAGCAGAATAAGCACTCCTAACCCAGGATTAATATCACAGAGTTCCGACCTTTCAGACATCACAGAATCTCCAAAATCCAGCAATATGAGTGTAAGTCAAACTTCAAATGAGTCAACATGTCCAGATTTTCACATTGTAGCAATAGACTCTGGGGTTCCTCGAAGACCACCTGCAGGAAAGCGTGCAAGTGATCAAGAAAATTATCCTAAGCTGGTTGAGCTCCTAATTAATAGTCCCGAGTATGCTTCAAAAATATTATATGAGATTACGGGAGGAAAATTAGGATCTCCACCAGAGGATTCTGATACAATGAACAACTATCAAGCAGCTGACGCGGCTTCAATAGTGCATGAGTTCCGGAGTGGATTTCGTGCAGCTCTACGTGACCTGCAGGGATTTCATATATTCGTTGTCACACTTCATCAGAAGCTGGATAGCCTCTTTCGAGTATTTCTTAATATTATCAACAGAGCTTCTGCTGGCGATCTTGAGAAAGAAGACTTGGTAattcctgaatcaccttcacaaTCTGCTGGCGTTGCGGGGCATTGCCCCTCAACACCAAGTAAAGAACGCACACCAAATGATAATTATTTGGATTCAAATGAATCAGAGTGTCAGAGAACAGCTACTAGACCATCATCTTCAGGATGCAGAGACAGCTTGGATTCTACCGTTTCTCCAAGTTCACGTGATAGCTGGCAAGGAAAGCTCTGTAAGGGCAGTGGTGAGCCACTTCGTAGTCTCCGTTTGACTTCAAAACTCCGTGACTTTCACAAGTTTGCTAAG GTAGATGCAGAACTAAATAAAGAGTTGGAGCAATGGAATGAGATGCTTAAAAGTGATGCAGTTAAACTGTGCCAGGAAAACAATTTTAATTCAGGTTTCTTTGAAGGAAGTGATAGTAATTATGTGGTTGATGCTTATGAGCTGAAGGTACTAATGTCCTACTCAGCTTGTTCCCTGAGACACTATG AAAAACCATCTGCAATCTCAGCCAGCTTGTTTATTGGTGGCGCACTTGCTGCTAGATCTGTGTACACACTGCAACATTTAGGGATCACACATATCTTATGTCTCTGTGCAAATGAAACTGGGCAGTCAGACTCCCAGTTTCCTGATTTATTTGAATATAAGAACTTTTCC ATATGTGACGAAGAAGATTCTAATATCAGTGAACTCTTTAACGAAGCTCATGATTTTATCGATCTTGTTGAAGAAAATGGCGGGAAGGTTCTGGTTCATTGCTTTGAAGGGAGAAGCAGGAGTGCTACAGTGGTTCTTGCTTATCTAATGCTCAGGAA GAAGTTTACTTTGTTGAAGGCATGGAATACACTGAGACGAGTTCATCGTCGAGCCCAACCTAATGATGGTTTTGCAAGGATTCTTTTGGACCTAGACCGCAAGTTGCATGGTAAGGTTTCTATGGAATGGCAACAGCGGAAGCCAAGCATGAAGGTTTGCCCAATCTGTGGAAAGAACGCTGGCCTGAGCAGCAGTTCGCTGAAGCTGCATTTGCAGAAAGCACACAAGAAACTATCATCTGGGAGTGTGGACAGTGCTATGAACATGGAAATACAGAAGGCCTTAGATGCACTCAAAATAAGTCGAGGTGGAAGTGTCAGCCCTACGCAAAGACAATCTTCCATGATTGAAGATTTGGAATCATGA
- the LOC104108358 gene encoding dual specificity protein phosphatase PHS1 isoform X3: MTNEYQDMYSIQKEEEKDSFELGSEEPEAPLPLTVTSRVLYMLGDITAGPAYRFAQWLELVRKRSSNYRSSGFPHRLPRAHSMPLSAVESSLDQVDPLPSEQTPEVNLWERLGKAAVLDIESNTFSWNMLSSLHHTEHSSSTEQSEDETNKALEVTVNSGGVVFFALFNEPENDDASPKEAAAVIKISSSRMATQSERLGYEFAKWLGVQTPQSRVIHNCSPEWLQIKEAAEKAKDAAISEGDGIVEMTCSELLEALELSRCLMLMNYIHGSPLLESSNAFDSREAGERTAAALGRVLMLDLVIRNEDRLPCRHLRWRGNPANLLLADKVNAANLDALAAAFDSAIDRYRPRVIRALQKERRANSVDSRISTPNPGLISQSSDLSDITESPKSSNMSVSQTSNESTCPDFHIVAIDSGVPRRPPAGKRASDQENYPKLVELLINSPEYASKILYEITGGKLGSPPEDSDTMNNYQAADAASIVHEFRSGFRAALRDLQGFHIFVVTLHQKLDSLFRVFLNIINRASAGDLEKEDLSVREQLLDHHLQDAETAWILPFLQVHVIAGKESSVRAVVDAELNKELEQWNEMLKSDAVKLCQENNFNSGFFEGSDSNYVVDAYELKIRLEHILERISLISDAANTEKPSAISASLFIGGALAARSVYTLQHLGITHILCLCANETGQSDSQFPDLFEYKNFSICDEEDSNISELFNEAHDFIDLVEENGGKVLVHCFEGRSRSATVVLAYLMLRKKFTLLKAWNTLRRVHRRAQPNDGFARILLDLDRKLHGKVSMEWQQRKPSMKVCPICGKNAGLSSSSLKLHLQKAHKKLSSGSVDSAMNMEIQKALDALKISRGGSVSPTQRQSSMIEDLES, encoded by the exons atGACCAATGAGTATCAAGACATGTACTCCATTCAG AAAGAAGAGGAGAAAGACTCATTCGAGCTGGGATCTGAGGAGCCGGAGGCTCCGTTGCCCCTCACTGTCACTTCTCGG GTGCTGTATATGTTGGGGGATATAACGGCGGGGCCGGCGTATAGGTTCGCCCAATGGCTGGAGCTGGTCCGTAAGCGCAGCAGCAATTACCGCTCTTCTGGATTCCCTCATCGGCTCCCCAGAGCCCATAGCATGCCATTAAG TGCAGTAGAGTCGAGTCTTGATCAGGTTGATCCTCTACCATCTGAGCAAACACCAGAAGTAAATTTATGGGAGAGACTTGGCAAAGCCGCGGTTTTGGACATTGAATCAAACACCTTTTCATGGAACATGCTGTCTTCTCTTCACCACACGGAACACAGTAGTAGTACCGAACAGTCCGAGGATGAAACCAATAAAGCATTAGAG GTGACTGTAAATTCTGGGGGTGTTGTATTCTTTGCGCTATTTAACGAACCTGAAAATGATGACGCTTCTCCAAAAGAAGCTGCGGCTGTTATAAAGATATCATCTTCGAGGATGGCTACACAATCAGAACGTCTGGGTTATGAATTTGCAAAGTGGCTAGGTGTCCAAACTCCACAA TCCAGGGTTATTCATAATTGTAGCCCAGAGTGGCTACAGATCAAGGAAGCTGCAGAAAAAGCAAAAGATGCAGCGATTTCGGAAGGTGATGGGATTGTGGAAATGACGTGTTCAGAACTTCTGGAAGCTCTTGAGCTAAGCCGGTGCCTTATGTTAATGAA TTACATACATGGGTCCCCTCTGTTGGAGAGCTCAAATGCATTTGATTCACGAGAAGCAGGAGAAAGGACCGCGGCAGCGCTAGGTAGGGTTTTGATGTTGGATCTTGTCATCAGAAATGAAGATCGGCTTCCATGTCGCCATCTCAGATGGCGCGGTAACCCTGCAAATTTATTGTTAGCTGATAAAGTGAATGCTGCAAACTTGGACGCACTAGCAGCAGCCTTTGATTCTGCAATTGATAGATATAGGCCGAGAGTGATTCGGGCGCTTCAGAAAGAAAGAAGAGCTAATTCTGTAGATAGCAGAATAAGCACTCCTAACCCAGGATTAATATCACAGAGTTCCGACCTTTCAGACATCACAGAATCTCCAAAATCCAGCAATATGAGTGTAAGTCAAACTTCAAATGAGTCAACATGTCCAGATTTTCACATTGTAGCAATAGACTCTGGGGTTCCTCGAAGACCACCTGCAGGAAAGCGTGCAAGTGATCAAGAAAATTATCCTAAGCTGGTTGAGCTCCTAATTAATAGTCCCGAGTATGCTTCAAAAATATTATATGAGATTACGGGAGGAAAATTAGGATCTCCACCAGAGGATTCTGATACAATGAACAACTATCAAGCAGCTGACGCGGCTTCAATAGTGCATGAGTTCCGGAGTGGATTTCGTGCAGCTCTACGTGACCTGCAGGGATTTCATATATTCGTTGTCACACTTCATCAGAAGCTGGATAGCCTCTTTCGAGTATTTCTTAATATTATCAACAGAGCTTCTGCTGGCGATCTTGAGAAAGAAGACTTG AGTGTCAGAGAACAGCTACTAGACCATCATCTTCAGGATGCAGAGACAGCTTGGATTCTACCGTTTCTCCAAGTTCACGTGATAGCTGGCAAGGAAAGCTCTGTAAGGGCAGTG GTAGATGCAGAACTAAATAAAGAGTTGGAGCAATGGAATGAGATGCTTAAAAGTGATGCAGTTAAACTGTGCCAGGAAAACAATTTTAATTCAGGTTTCTTTGAAGGAAGTGATAGTAATTATGTGGTTGATGCTTATGAGCTGAAG ATCAGGCTTGAGCACATTCTGGAGAGGATATCATTAATTTCTGATGCTGCAAATACAGAAAAACCATCTGCAATCTCAGCCAGCTTGTTTATTGGTGGCGCACTTGCTGCTAGATCTGTGTACACACTGCAACATTTAGGGATCACACATATCTTATGTCTCTGTGCAAATGAAACTGGGCAGTCAGACTCCCAGTTTCCTGATTTATTTGAATATAAGAACTTTTCC ATATGTGACGAAGAAGATTCTAATATCAGTGAACTCTTTAACGAAGCTCATGATTTTATCGATCTTGTTGAAGAAAATGGCGGGAAGGTTCTGGTTCATTGCTTTGAAGGGAGAAGCAGGAGTGCTACAGTGGTTCTTGCTTATCTAATGCTCAGGAA GAAGTTTACTTTGTTGAAGGCATGGAATACACTGAGACGAGTTCATCGTCGAGCCCAACCTAATGATGGTTTTGCAAGGATTCTTTTGGACCTAGACCGCAAGTTGCATGGTAAGGTTTCTATGGAATGGCAACAGCGGAAGCCAAGCATGAAGGTTTGCCCAATCTGTGGAAAGAACGCTGGCCTGAGCAGCAGTTCGCTGAAGCTGCATTTGCAGAAAGCACACAAGAAACTATCATCTGGGAGTGTGGACAGTGCTATGAACATGGAAATACAGAAGGCCTTAGATGCACTCAAAATAAGTCGAGGTGGAAGTGTCAGCCCTACGCAAAGACAATCTTCCATGATTGAAGATTTGGAATCATGA
- the LOC104108358 gene encoding dual specificity protein phosphatase PHS1 isoform X1 — MTNEYQDMYSIQKEEEKDSFELGSEEPEAPLPLTVTSRVLYMLGDITAGPAYRFAQWLELVRKRSSNYRSSGFPHRLPRAHSMPLSAVESSLDQVDPLPSEQTPEVNLWERLGKAAVLDIESNTFSWNMLSSLHHTEHSSSTEQSEDETNKALEVTVNSGGVVFFALFNEPENDDASPKEAAAVIKISSSRMATQSERLGYEFAKWLGVQTPQSRVIHNCSPEWLQIKEAAEKAKDAAISEGDGIVEMTCSELLEALELSRCLMLMNYIHGSPLLESSNAFDSREAGERTAAALGRVLMLDLVIRNEDRLPCRHLRWRGNPANLLLADKVNAANLDALAAAFDSAIDRYRPRVIRALQKERRANSVDSRISTPNPGLISQSSDLSDITESPKSSNMSVSQTSNESTCPDFHIVAIDSGVPRRPPAGKRASDQENYPKLVELLINSPEYASKILYEITGGKLGSPPEDSDTMNNYQAADAASIVHEFRSGFRAALRDLQGFHIFVVTLHQKLDSLFRVFLNIINRASAGDLEKEDLVIPESPSQSAGVAGHCPSTPSKERTPNDNYLDSNESECQRTATRPSSSGCRDSLDSTVSPSSRDSWQGKLCKGSGEPLRSLRLTSKLRDFHKFAKVDAELNKELEQWNEMLKSDAVKLCQENNFNSGFFEGSDSNYVVDAYELKIRLEHILERISLISDAANTEKPSAISASLFIGGALAARSVYTLQHLGITHILCLCANETGQSDSQFPDLFEYKNFSICDEEDSNISELFNEAHDFIDLVEENGGKVLVHCFEGRSRSATVVLAYLMLRKKFTLLKAWNTLRRVHRRAQPNDGFARILLDLDRKLHGKVSMEWQQRKPSMKVCPICGKNAGLSSSSLKLHLQKAHKKLSSGSVDSAMNMEIQKALDALKISRGGSVSPTQRQSSMIEDLES; from the exons atGACCAATGAGTATCAAGACATGTACTCCATTCAG AAAGAAGAGGAGAAAGACTCATTCGAGCTGGGATCTGAGGAGCCGGAGGCTCCGTTGCCCCTCACTGTCACTTCTCGG GTGCTGTATATGTTGGGGGATATAACGGCGGGGCCGGCGTATAGGTTCGCCCAATGGCTGGAGCTGGTCCGTAAGCGCAGCAGCAATTACCGCTCTTCTGGATTCCCTCATCGGCTCCCCAGAGCCCATAGCATGCCATTAAG TGCAGTAGAGTCGAGTCTTGATCAGGTTGATCCTCTACCATCTGAGCAAACACCAGAAGTAAATTTATGGGAGAGACTTGGCAAAGCCGCGGTTTTGGACATTGAATCAAACACCTTTTCATGGAACATGCTGTCTTCTCTTCACCACACGGAACACAGTAGTAGTACCGAACAGTCCGAGGATGAAACCAATAAAGCATTAGAG GTGACTGTAAATTCTGGGGGTGTTGTATTCTTTGCGCTATTTAACGAACCTGAAAATGATGACGCTTCTCCAAAAGAAGCTGCGGCTGTTATAAAGATATCATCTTCGAGGATGGCTACACAATCAGAACGTCTGGGTTATGAATTTGCAAAGTGGCTAGGTGTCCAAACTCCACAA TCCAGGGTTATTCATAATTGTAGCCCAGAGTGGCTACAGATCAAGGAAGCTGCAGAAAAAGCAAAAGATGCAGCGATTTCGGAAGGTGATGGGATTGTGGAAATGACGTGTTCAGAACTTCTGGAAGCTCTTGAGCTAAGCCGGTGCCTTATGTTAATGAA TTACATACATGGGTCCCCTCTGTTGGAGAGCTCAAATGCATTTGATTCACGAGAAGCAGGAGAAAGGACCGCGGCAGCGCTAGGTAGGGTTTTGATGTTGGATCTTGTCATCAGAAATGAAGATCGGCTTCCATGTCGCCATCTCAGATGGCGCGGTAACCCTGCAAATTTATTGTTAGCTGATAAAGTGAATGCTGCAAACTTGGACGCACTAGCAGCAGCCTTTGATTCTGCAATTGATAGATATAGGCCGAGAGTGATTCGGGCGCTTCAGAAAGAAAGAAGAGCTAATTCTGTAGATAGCAGAATAAGCACTCCTAACCCAGGATTAATATCACAGAGTTCCGACCTTTCAGACATCACAGAATCTCCAAAATCCAGCAATATGAGTGTAAGTCAAACTTCAAATGAGTCAACATGTCCAGATTTTCACATTGTAGCAATAGACTCTGGGGTTCCTCGAAGACCACCTGCAGGAAAGCGTGCAAGTGATCAAGAAAATTATCCTAAGCTGGTTGAGCTCCTAATTAATAGTCCCGAGTATGCTTCAAAAATATTATATGAGATTACGGGAGGAAAATTAGGATCTCCACCAGAGGATTCTGATACAATGAACAACTATCAAGCAGCTGACGCGGCTTCAATAGTGCATGAGTTCCGGAGTGGATTTCGTGCAGCTCTACGTGACCTGCAGGGATTTCATATATTCGTTGTCACACTTCATCAGAAGCTGGATAGCCTCTTTCGAGTATTTCTTAATATTATCAACAGAGCTTCTGCTGGCGATCTTGAGAAAGAAGACTTGGTAattcctgaatcaccttcacaaTCTGCTGGCGTTGCGGGGCATTGCCCCTCAACACCAAGTAAAGAACGCACACCAAATGATAATTATTTGGATTCAAATGAATCAGAGTGTCAGAGAACAGCTACTAGACCATCATCTTCAGGATGCAGAGACAGCTTGGATTCTACCGTTTCTCCAAGTTCACGTGATAGCTGGCAAGGAAAGCTCTGTAAGGGCAGTGGTGAGCCACTTCGTAGTCTCCGTTTGACTTCAAAACTCCGTGACTTTCACAAGTTTGCTAAG GTAGATGCAGAACTAAATAAAGAGTTGGAGCAATGGAATGAGATGCTTAAAAGTGATGCAGTTAAACTGTGCCAGGAAAACAATTTTAATTCAGGTTTCTTTGAAGGAAGTGATAGTAATTATGTGGTTGATGCTTATGAGCTGAAG ATCAGGCTTGAGCACATTCTGGAGAGGATATCATTAATTTCTGATGCTGCAAATACAGAAAAACCATCTGCAATCTCAGCCAGCTTGTTTATTGGTGGCGCACTTGCTGCTAGATCTGTGTACACACTGCAACATTTAGGGATCACACATATCTTATGTCTCTGTGCAAATGAAACTGGGCAGTCAGACTCCCAGTTTCCTGATTTATTTGAATATAAGAACTTTTCC ATATGTGACGAAGAAGATTCTAATATCAGTGAACTCTTTAACGAAGCTCATGATTTTATCGATCTTGTTGAAGAAAATGGCGGGAAGGTTCTGGTTCATTGCTTTGAAGGGAGAAGCAGGAGTGCTACAGTGGTTCTTGCTTATCTAATGCTCAGGAA GAAGTTTACTTTGTTGAAGGCATGGAATACACTGAGACGAGTTCATCGTCGAGCCCAACCTAATGATGGTTTTGCAAGGATTCTTTTGGACCTAGACCGCAAGTTGCATGGTAAGGTTTCTATGGAATGGCAACAGCGGAAGCCAAGCATGAAGGTTTGCCCAATCTGTGGAAAGAACGCTGGCCTGAGCAGCAGTTCGCTGAAGCTGCATTTGCAGAAAGCACACAAGAAACTATCATCTGGGAGTGTGGACAGTGCTATGAACATGGAAATACAGAAGGCCTTAGATGCACTCAAAATAAGTCGAGGTGGAAGTGTCAGCCCTACGCAAAGACAATCTTCCATGATTGAAGATTTGGAATCATGA
- the LOC104108358 gene encoding dual specificity protein phosphatase PHS1 isoform X4, which translates to MLSSLHHTEHSSSTEQSEDETNKALEVTVNSGGVVFFALFNEPENDDASPKEAAAVIKISSSRMATQSERLGYEFAKWLGVQTPQSRVIHNCSPEWLQIKEAAEKAKDAAISEGDGIVEMTCSELLEALELSRCLMLMNYIHGSPLLESSNAFDSREAGERTAAALGRVLMLDLVIRNEDRLPCRHLRWRGNPANLLLADKVNAANLDALAAAFDSAIDRYRPRVIRALQKERRANSVDSRISTPNPGLISQSSDLSDITESPKSSNMSVSQTSNESTCPDFHIVAIDSGVPRRPPAGKRASDQENYPKLVELLINSPEYASKILYEITGGKLGSPPEDSDTMNNYQAADAASIVHEFRSGFRAALRDLQGFHIFVVTLHQKLDSLFRVFLNIINRASAGDLEKEDLVIPESPSQSAGVAGHCPSTPSKERTPNDNYLDSNESECQRTATRPSSSGCRDSLDSTVSPSSRDSWQGKLCKGSGEPLRSLRLTSKLRDFHKFAKVDAELNKELEQWNEMLKSDAVKLCQENNFNSGFFEGSDSNYVVDAYELKIRLEHILERISLISDAANTEKPSAISASLFIGGALAARSVYTLQHLGITHILCLCANETGQSDSQFPDLFEYKNFSICDEEDSNISELFNEAHDFIDLVEENGGKVLVHCFEGRSRSATVVLAYLMLRKKFTLLKAWNTLRRVHRRAQPNDGFARILLDLDRKLHGKVSMEWQQRKPSMKVCPICGKNAGLSSSSLKLHLQKAHKKLSSGSVDSAMNMEIQKALDALKISRGGSVSPTQRQSSMIEDLES; encoded by the exons ATGCTGTCTTCTCTTCACCACACGGAACACAGTAGTAGTACCGAACAGTCCGAGGATGAAACCAATAAAGCATTAGAG GTGACTGTAAATTCTGGGGGTGTTGTATTCTTTGCGCTATTTAACGAACCTGAAAATGATGACGCTTCTCCAAAAGAAGCTGCGGCTGTTATAAAGATATCATCTTCGAGGATGGCTACACAATCAGAACGTCTGGGTTATGAATTTGCAAAGTGGCTAGGTGTCCAAACTCCACAA TCCAGGGTTATTCATAATTGTAGCCCAGAGTGGCTACAGATCAAGGAAGCTGCAGAAAAAGCAAAAGATGCAGCGATTTCGGAAGGTGATGGGATTGTGGAAATGACGTGTTCAGAACTTCTGGAAGCTCTTGAGCTAAGCCGGTGCCTTATGTTAATGAA TTACATACATGGGTCCCCTCTGTTGGAGAGCTCAAATGCATTTGATTCACGAGAAGCAGGAGAAAGGACCGCGGCAGCGCTAGGTAGGGTTTTGATGTTGGATCTTGTCATCAGAAATGAAGATCGGCTTCCATGTCGCCATCTCAGATGGCGCGGTAACCCTGCAAATTTATTGTTAGCTGATAAAGTGAATGCTGCAAACTTGGACGCACTAGCAGCAGCCTTTGATTCTGCAATTGATAGATATAGGCCGAGAGTGATTCGGGCGCTTCAGAAAGAAAGAAGAGCTAATTCTGTAGATAGCAGAATAAGCACTCCTAACCCAGGATTAATATCACAGAGTTCCGACCTTTCAGACATCACAGAATCTCCAAAATCCAGCAATATGAGTGTAAGTCAAACTTCAAATGAGTCAACATGTCCAGATTTTCACATTGTAGCAATAGACTCTGGGGTTCCTCGAAGACCACCTGCAGGAAAGCGTGCAAGTGATCAAGAAAATTATCCTAAGCTGGTTGAGCTCCTAATTAATAGTCCCGAGTATGCTTCAAAAATATTATATGAGATTACGGGAGGAAAATTAGGATCTCCACCAGAGGATTCTGATACAATGAACAACTATCAAGCAGCTGACGCGGCTTCAATAGTGCATGAGTTCCGGAGTGGATTTCGTGCAGCTCTACGTGACCTGCAGGGATTTCATATATTCGTTGTCACACTTCATCAGAAGCTGGATAGCCTCTTTCGAGTATTTCTTAATATTATCAACAGAGCTTCTGCTGGCGATCTTGAGAAAGAAGACTTGGTAattcctgaatcaccttcacaaTCTGCTGGCGTTGCGGGGCATTGCCCCTCAACACCAAGTAAAGAACGCACACCAAATGATAATTATTTGGATTCAAATGAATCAGAGTGTCAGAGAACAGCTACTAGACCATCATCTTCAGGATGCAGAGACAGCTTGGATTCTACCGTTTCTCCAAGTTCACGTGATAGCTGGCAAGGAAAGCTCTGTAAGGGCAGTGGTGAGCCACTTCGTAGTCTCCGTTTGACTTCAAAACTCCGTGACTTTCACAAGTTTGCTAAG GTAGATGCAGAACTAAATAAAGAGTTGGAGCAATGGAATGAGATGCTTAAAAGTGATGCAGTTAAACTGTGCCAGGAAAACAATTTTAATTCAGGTTTCTTTGAAGGAAGTGATAGTAATTATGTGGTTGATGCTTATGAGCTGAAG ATCAGGCTTGAGCACATTCTGGAGAGGATATCATTAATTTCTGATGCTGCAAATACAGAAAAACCATCTGCAATCTCAGCCAGCTTGTTTATTGGTGGCGCACTTGCTGCTAGATCTGTGTACACACTGCAACATTTAGGGATCACACATATCTTATGTCTCTGTGCAAATGAAACTGGGCAGTCAGACTCCCAGTTTCCTGATTTATTTGAATATAAGAACTTTTCC ATATGTGACGAAGAAGATTCTAATATCAGTGAACTCTTTAACGAAGCTCATGATTTTATCGATCTTGTTGAAGAAAATGGCGGGAAGGTTCTGGTTCATTGCTTTGAAGGGAGAAGCAGGAGTGCTACAGTGGTTCTTGCTTATCTAATGCTCAGGAA GAAGTTTACTTTGTTGAAGGCATGGAATACACTGAGACGAGTTCATCGTCGAGCCCAACCTAATGATGGTTTTGCAAGGATTCTTTTGGACCTAGACCGCAAGTTGCATGGTAAGGTTTCTATGGAATGGCAACAGCGGAAGCCAAGCATGAAGGTTTGCCCAATCTGTGGAAAGAACGCTGGCCTGAGCAGCAGTTCGCTGAAGCTGCATTTGCAGAAAGCACACAAGAAACTATCATCTGGGAGTGTGGACAGTGCTATGAACATGGAAATACAGAAGGCCTTAGATGCACTCAAAATAAGTCGAGGTGGAAGTGTCAGCCCTACGCAAAGACAATCTTCCATGATTGAAGATTTGGAATCATGA